A stretch of the Candidatus Poribacteria bacterium genome encodes the following:
- a CDS encoding methylaspartate mutase: MNKPAEDIRSILATDCGSTTTKAILIEKRGEEYQLIVRGEAPTTVEAPVEDVTAGVINAITEVEELAGRKLLNDGVILKPQRGDEGVDIYISTSSAGGGLQMMVAGVVRNLTAESAERAALGAGAIVMDVIASNDKRLPHEKIERIRHLRPDMLLLSGGVDGGTTSHVVELAEIIAAARPRPRLGIAYELPLIYAGNRDARESIEERLKDVMALEMVDNLRPVLERENLMPTRHKIQDQFLEHVMAHAPGYRKLIDWTDAPIMPTPGAVGEIIQTVSAQQDIEVVGVDIGGATTDVFSVFKNREDASIFNRTVSANLGMSYSVSNVLAEAGLENVLRWVPFDIEVGDLRNRIKNKMIRPTTIPQTLQELILEQAIAREALRLAFEQHKQLAVELRGVQQQRTISEAFDQAESGQTLVDMLSLDMLVGSGGVLSHAPRRQQAMLMMIDAFEPEGITHLAVDSIFMMPQLGVLAQVNPEAATQVFERDCLIHLGTAITPVGTAKVGEVCVSIEISIPGTPPIIEDVPYGDLRLYPLPLGEKAVVKLQPSRRFDVGAGNGHAVESEAMGGVVGLVIDTRGRPLEIPADAQQRVAQLTKWQSALEAYP, translated from the coding sequence ATGAACAAACCCGCGGAGGACATCCGCTCTATTCTTGCCACGGATTGTGGTAGCACAACAACGAAAGCAATTCTAATCGAGAAAAGGGGCGAGGAATACCAACTCATCGTGCGAGGTGAGGCACCTACCACCGTCGAAGCACCTGTGGAGGATGTAACGGCGGGTGTTATCAATGCCATCACCGAAGTTGAGGAACTCGCAGGACGCAAACTTCTCAATGACGGTGTGATTCTGAAACCTCAACGCGGAGATGAAGGCGTCGATATCTACATATCCACCAGCAGTGCCGGTGGCGGACTTCAGATGATGGTCGCGGGTGTCGTACGTAATCTGACGGCTGAAAGCGCCGAGCGCGCCGCGCTCGGGGCGGGTGCAATCGTTATGGATGTCATTGCCTCTAACGATAAACGCCTCCCACACGAGAAAATTGAACGTATCCGGCATTTACGTCCCGATATGCTACTCCTATCGGGTGGTGTTGATGGCGGGACAACCTCGCACGTCGTTGAATTGGCGGAGATTATCGCTGCTGCGCGTCCCAGACCTCGGTTAGGGATCGCCTATGAATTGCCGCTCATCTATGCCGGGAACAGAGACGCTCGTGAATCGATCGAAGAACGTCTAAAAGACGTAATGGCATTGGAGATGGTGGACAACCTCCGTCCGGTTTTAGAACGTGAAAACCTGATGCCAACACGCCACAAGATTCAGGACCAATTCCTCGAACACGTCATGGCACACGCCCCCGGTTACAGGAAACTCATCGACTGGACGGACGCACCGATCATGCCGACGCCCGGCGCAGTCGGTGAGATAATTCAGACCGTCTCCGCACAACAAGATATTGAAGTCGTCGGTGTTGACATCGGTGGCGCGACGACGGATGTGTTTTCGGTCTTTAAAAACAGAGAAGACGCATCCATCTTTAACCGCACGGTGAGTGCCAATCTCGGTATGAGTTATAGCGTCTCGAATGTGCTTGCTGAAGCCGGTTTAGAAAACGTTCTCCGTTGGGTGCCGTTTGATATTGAGGTCGGCGACCTCCGCAACCGAATTAAGAACAAGATGATTCGACCGACGACAATCCCACAAACCCTGCAGGAGTTAATTCTTGAACAAGCGATTGCACGTGAGGCACTCCGACTCGCTTTTGAGCAACACAAGCAACTCGCCGTGGAATTGCGTGGTGTCCAGCAACAACGGACAATCTCTGAAGCCTTCGATCAAGCGGAAAGCGGTCAAACCCTTGTGGATATGCTCTCCTTGGATATGCTCGTCGGGAGTGGCGGTGTTTTATCGCACGCGCCCCGGCGTCAGCAAGCCATGCTCATGATGATAGATGCGTTTGAACCGGAAGGCATAACCCATCTCGCCGTTGATAGCATCTTCATGATGCCGCAGCTTGGTGTCTTAGCGCAGGTCAACCCCGAAGCGGCGACGCAGGTCTTTGAACGGGATTGCCTTATCCACTTAGGCACCGCGATTACGCCAGTCGGCACCGCGAAGGTCGGTGAAGTGTGTGTTTCAATTGAAATTAGCATTCCGGGCACTCCACCTATCATCGAGGATGTCCCTTACGGCGACCTCCGTCTCTATCCGCTTCCGTTGGGCGAAAAAGCGGTGGTGAAACTCCAACCTTCACGGCGATTCGATGTCGGTGCAGGGAATGGACACGCTGTTGAATCCGAAGCAATGGGGGGTGTTGTTGGATTGGTTATTGATACGCGCGGCAGACCCCTTGAAATCCCGGCAGATGCCCAGCAGCGCGTTGCGCAACTTACTAAATGGCAGTCAGCTTTAGAAGCCTACCCCTAA